Proteins from one Sphingopyxis terrae subsp. terrae NBRC 15098 genomic window:
- a CDS encoding SspB family protein, whose translation MSDDVRDSLIPYDEIVQDALRAVVGRVLSQVEGSDHLPGEHHFYITFKTQAPGVSIPAHLVAKFPDEMTIVLQNRFWDLKVEEDLFSVGLSFNQTPSTLVIPYAAITAFVDPSVDFGLQFQVSEDELEQPEPHDEADNDRPDVAVEDGSNVVTVDFGKKR comes from the coding sequence ATGAGTGATGACGTTCGCGACAGCCTGATTCCCTATGACGAAATCGTGCAGGACGCGCTGCGCGCCGTGGTCGGCCGCGTGCTCTCGCAAGTCGAGGGATCGGACCATCTGCCCGGCGAGCATCATTTCTACATCACCTTCAAGACGCAGGCGCCGGGTGTATCGATCCCCGCGCATCTGGTTGCCAAATTCCCCGACGAAATGACGATTGTCCTCCAGAACCGCTTCTGGGACCTGAAGGTCGAAGAGGATCTTTTCAGCGTCGGCCTGTCGTTCAACCAGACGCCCTCGACGCTGGTGATCCCCTATGCCGCGATCACCGCCTTCGTCGATCCGTCGGTCGATTTCGGCCTGCAGTTCCAGGTCAGCGAAGACGAGCTGGAGCAGCCCGAGCCGCATGACGAAGCCGATAATGACCGCCCCGATGTTGCGGTCGAGGACGGATCGAATGTCGTGACGGTGGATTTCGGCAAGAAACGATAG
- the hisB gene encoding imidazoleglycerol-phosphate dehydratase HisB — translation MRTATVQRTTKETDIAIAVNLDGTGDYSVSTGIGFLDHMVEQLSRHSLIDISMTVKGDLHIDQHHTVEDSALALGEAVAKALGDKRGIARYGEAHAPMDETLTRCILDISGRPHCVWKSAFSQPRLGEMDTELFPHWFHSFAQTAGITLHIETLYGENNHHIAESMYKALARALRAAVEIDPRKGDAIPSTKGVL, via the coding sequence ATGCGAACCGCCACCGTCCAGCGCACGACCAAGGAAACGGATATCGCGATCGCCGTCAACCTCGACGGTACCGGCGACTATTCGGTGTCCACCGGAATCGGTTTCCTCGACCATATGGTCGAACAATTGTCGCGCCATTCGCTGATCGACATTTCGATGACCGTGAAGGGCGATCTGCACATCGACCAGCATCATACGGTCGAGGACTCGGCGCTCGCGCTCGGCGAAGCCGTGGCGAAGGCGCTCGGCGACAAGCGCGGTATCGCCCGCTACGGCGAAGCCCATGCGCCGATGGATGAAACGCTGACTCGCTGCATCCTCGATATTTCGGGGCGCCCGCACTGCGTTTGGAAATCGGCCTTCTCGCAGCCGCGGCTCGGCGAGATGGATACCGAGCTGTTTCCGCACTGGTTTCACAGCTTTGCCCAGACCGCCGGGATCACGCTCCACATCGAAACGCTTTATGGCGAGAACAACCACCATATCGCGGAGAGCATGTACAAGGCGCTGGCCCGCGCGCTGCGTGCAGCCGTGGAGATCGATCCGCGCAAGGGCGACGCGATTCCGTCGACCAAGGGTGTCCTTTAG
- a CDS encoding SDR family NAD(P)-dependent oxidoreductase yields MKLDSTVSAVVTGGASGLGAATARALAAKGVKVAIFDLQAEKGEALAAELGGVFCECNVTDDASVDAAFEKARAAIGQERILVNCAGTGNAIKTASRSKEDGSIKHFPLDAFNWIIQINLVGTFRCIAKSAAGMMTLDPMEDGERGAIVNTASVAAEDGQIGQAAYSASKGGVVGMTLPIARDLAAESIRVNTILPGIFDTPLLGAAPQNVRDALAASVLNPKRLGNPAEYAGLALTMIENGYFNGEDVRLDGGIRMGPR; encoded by the coding sequence ATGAAACTCGATTCCACCGTATCCGCCGTCGTCACCGGCGGCGCTTCGGGCCTTGGTGCCGCCACCGCGCGCGCACTTGCCGCGAAGGGCGTCAAGGTCGCGATCTTCGATTTGCAGGCCGAAAAGGGCGAGGCGCTTGCTGCCGAACTCGGCGGCGTTTTCTGCGAATGCAATGTCACCGACGATGCGTCGGTCGACGCCGCCTTCGAAAAGGCGCGCGCCGCGATCGGTCAGGAGCGTATCCTTGTGAACTGCGCCGGCACCGGCAATGCGATCAAGACCGCCAGCCGGTCGAAAGAAGACGGCAGCATCAAGCATTTCCCGCTCGATGCCTTCAACTGGATCATCCAGATCAACCTAGTCGGCACCTTCCGCTGCATCGCCAAGTCGGCGGCGGGCATGATGACGCTCGACCCGATGGAAGATGGCGAACGCGGCGCGATCGTCAACACCGCGAGCGTCGCGGCCGAGGACGGCCAGATCGGTCAGGCAGCCTATTCGGCGTCGAAGGGCGGCGTCGTCGGCATGACCCTGCCGATCGCGCGCGACCTTGCGGCGGAAAGCATCCGCGTCAACACGATCCTGCCGGGCATCTTCGACACCCCGCTGCTCGGCGCGGCGCCGCAGAATGTCCGCGATGCGCTCGCGGCCTCGGTCCTCAATCCGAAGCGCCTCGGCAACCCGGCCGAATATGCGGGTCTCGCGCTGACCATGATCGAAAACGGCTATTTCAACGGCGAGGACGTGCGCCTCGACGGCGGCATCCGCATGGGTCCGCGCTGA
- the gmk gene encoding guanylate kinase has product MAESVHLNRRGVLFVLSSPSGAGKTTISKKMLAGDRDIALSISATTRPMRPGEQDGVDYHFVDVDTFKQMAADGEFLEWAHVFGHRYGTPRDRVEQLLAAGKDVLFDIDWQGAQQLYQEAGPDVVRVFILPPTMEELERRLRARNTDSDEVIAARMARAANEISHWDGYDYVLINDDIEGCFEEVKAILRAERLKRRRQIGLIGFARDLIRSVPEADPTL; this is encoded by the coding sequence ATGGCTGAAAGCGTCCACCTCAACCGCCGCGGCGTCCTGTTCGTCCTCTCCTCGCCCTCGGGTGCAGGCAAGACCACCATCTCCAAAAAGATGCTCGCGGGCGACCGCGACATTGCGCTGTCAATCTCTGCCACCACGCGGCCGATGCGTCCCGGCGAGCAGGATGGGGTCGATTATCATTTCGTCGACGTCGACACGTTCAAGCAGATGGCCGCTGATGGCGAGTTTCTCGAATGGGCGCATGTCTTCGGCCATCGCTACGGCACCCCTCGCGACCGCGTCGAGCAACTGCTCGCAGCCGGCAAGGACGTGCTGTTCGATATCGACTGGCAGGGCGCGCAGCAACTCTATCAGGAAGCGGGCCCCGATGTGGTGCGGGTGTTCATCCTGCCGCCGACGATGGAGGAGCTCGAACGCCGGCTGCGCGCGCGCAACACCGACAGCGACGAAGTGATCGCGGCGCGGATGGCACGCGCGGCGAACGAGATCAGTCACTGGGACGGCTATGACTATGTGCTGATCAACGACGATATCGAAGGCTGCTTCGAGGAAGTGAAGGCGATCCTGCGCGCCGAGCGGCTGAAGCGCCGCCGCCAGATCGGCCTGATCGGGTTCGCCCGCGATCTGATCCGCTCGGTGCCCGAGGCGGACCCGACGCTTTAG
- the fumC gene encoding class II fumarate hydratase: MSGTRIESDSIGEIAVPANAYWGAQTQRSIENFPFGARERMPIEIVHALALVKQAAARVNRRHGLSAEKADAIEAAAREVADGKHDDQFPLVIWQTGSGTQSNMNVNEVIAGRANEMLSGQRGGKSPVHPNDDVNRSQSSNDSFPTAMHVAATLAMTHRLMPALDRLMDALLVKAKAWDDIVKIGRTHLQDATPLTLGQEFSGYYAQLRLCRTRTEPMVDHAITRLAQGGTAVGTGLNAPAGFAEDIAAELAAITGLGFKSAPNKFEALASHDVLVDLSGRLNTLAVALTKIANDIRLLGSGPRAGLGEIDLPANEPGSSIMPGKVNPTQCEMLTMVAAQVIGNHQAVTVGGMQGHLELNVFKPLIGANVMRSIDLLATGMEGFAVRCVEGIEPNRARIAELVDRSLMLVTALAPEIGYDKAAKIAKHAHETGSTLRAAALDLGYVDAATFDRVVNPRHMLGPEPESPAGD; this comes from the coding sequence ATGAGCGGCACGCGGATCGAGAGCGACAGCATCGGCGAGATCGCGGTCCCGGCGAACGCCTATTGGGGCGCGCAGACGCAGCGTTCGATCGAGAATTTCCCTTTCGGCGCGCGCGAGCGGATGCCGATCGAGATCGTTCATGCGCTCGCGCTGGTCAAGCAGGCGGCGGCGCGGGTGAACCGTCGGCACGGCCTGTCCGCCGAAAAGGCCGACGCGATCGAAGCGGCGGCGCGCGAGGTCGCCGACGGGAAGCATGACGACCAGTTCCCGCTCGTCATCTGGCAGACCGGCAGCGGCACCCAGTCGAACATGAATGTCAACGAGGTGATCGCCGGGCGCGCCAATGAGATGCTATCGGGCCAGCGCGGCGGCAAATCGCCCGTGCATCCCAATGACGACGTCAACCGCAGCCAATCGTCGAACGACAGCTTCCCGACCGCGATGCATGTCGCCGCGACACTGGCGATGACGCACCGGTTGATGCCCGCGCTCGACCGTTTGATGGACGCGCTGCTTGTGAAGGCGAAGGCGTGGGACGATATCGTCAAGATCGGCCGCACCCATTTGCAGGACGCCACTCCACTGACGCTGGGCCAGGAGTTTTCGGGCTATTATGCGCAGCTCCGCCTGTGCCGGACGCGCACCGAACCGATGGTCGACCATGCCATCACCCGGCTTGCGCAGGGCGGGACCGCGGTCGGCACCGGGCTCAATGCCCCGGCGGGTTTTGCCGAGGATATCGCGGCCGAACTGGCGGCGATCACCGGCCTTGGCTTCAAGAGCGCACCCAACAAGTTCGAGGCGCTGGCGAGCCACGACGTGCTGGTTGATCTGTCGGGCCGGCTCAACACGCTCGCAGTCGCGCTGACCAAGATCGCCAACGACATACGCCTGCTGGGATCGGGGCCGCGCGCCGGCCTGGGCGAGATCGACCTGCCAGCGAACGAACCCGGCAGCTCGATCATGCCGGGCAAGGTCAATCCGACCCAGTGCGAAATGCTGACGATGGTGGCGGCGCAGGTGATCGGCAATCATCAGGCGGTAACCGTCGGCGGGATGCAGGGGCATCTTGAACTAAACGTGTTCAAGCCGCTGATCGGCGCCAATGTGATGCGCTCGATCGATCTGCTCGCGACGGGGATGGAAGGCTTTGCGGTGCGCTGCGTCGAGGGAATCGAGCCCAATCGCGCGCGCATTGCCGAACTGGTCGACCGATCGCTGATGCTGGTGACGGCGCTGGCGCCCGAAATCGGCTATGACAAGGCCGCGAAGATCGCCAAACATGCGCATGAGACGGGATCGACCTTGCGCGCGGCGGCGCTCGACCTCGGCTATGTCGACGCTGCGACCTTCGACCGCGTCGTCAACCCGCGGCACATGCTCGGCCCGGAACCCGAATCGCCTGCCGGGGATTGA
- a CDS encoding acyl-CoA thioesterase → MPKPESWRLDAASYPVHLDLQTRFQDMDINGHLNNVAFAALFESGRVLLNREIRPWEERPANERTMVAAVEINYLGEGNFPDPVEIATGIGRLGTSSWTIVQAMFQNGRCIATCDTVVVCRTDGAAKPLRAEMVRELEAKLARPG, encoded by the coding sequence ATGCCGAAACCGGAAAGCTGGCGGCTCGATGCCGCCAGCTACCCTGTCCACCTCGATCTGCAGACGCGGTTCCAGGACATGGACATCAACGGTCACCTCAACAATGTGGCCTTCGCGGCACTGTTTGAAAGCGGCCGCGTGCTACTGAACCGCGAAATCCGTCCTTGGGAGGAGCGCCCGGCGAACGAGCGCACGATGGTCGCCGCGGTCGAGATCAACTATCTGGGTGAGGGAAATTTTCCCGACCCGGTCGAAATTGCGACCGGCATCGGCCGCCTCGGCACGTCGAGCTGGACGATCGTGCAGGCGATGTTCCAGAACGGTCGCTGCATCGCGACCTGTGATACGGTCGTGGTGTGCCGCACCGACGGCGCCGCCAAGCCGCTGCGCGCCGAAATGGTAAGGGAACTGGAAGCGAAGCTGGCGCGGCCGGGTTGA
- a CDS encoding acyl-CoA dehydrogenase family protein: protein MSLDNLSRTAYTDDHEAFRATVRQFLEKEVAPNQAKWAEDGIVPKDLWPKAGELGLLCPTVPEEYGGLGLDFGYNAIVDEESAYYGRVTTGFSLQSDIVTNYIVRYGSEEQKKHWLPKMVSGEVVTAIAMTEPGTGSDLQGMRTTAKKDGNHYVINGSKTYITNGQNADLVLVCVKTDTEVQPAWKGVSIVLVEADRDGFQRGRNLDKIGQDEADTSELFFNDVRVPITNCLGEEGQGFIYLMSELPQERLSIAVSAQASAQRAFDDTVEYTRDRKAFGKPILDFQNSRFVLADLKAKLQVGWAHLDWALARHLKKELTPEEGAAAKLWHTDLQWEVMDKCLQLFGGAGYMNEYPIARAWRAARVTRIFGGTNEIMKELIGRKL from the coding sequence ATGTCGCTCGATAATCTGTCGCGCACCGCTTACACCGACGATCATGAGGCGTTCCGCGCGACGGTGCGCCAGTTCCTCGAAAAAGAAGTCGCGCCCAATCAGGCGAAATGGGCTGAGGACGGCATCGTGCCGAAGGATCTGTGGCCCAAGGCGGGCGAGCTGGGCCTGCTGTGCCCCACCGTTCCCGAAGAATATGGCGGGCTGGGTCTCGACTTCGGCTATAATGCGATCGTCGACGAGGAAAGCGCCTATTATGGCCGCGTCACCACCGGCTTTTCGCTCCAGTCGGATATCGTCACCAACTATATCGTCCGTTACGGCAGCGAAGAGCAGAAGAAGCATTGGCTGCCCAAGATGGTGTCGGGCGAAGTGGTCACCGCGATCGCGATGACCGAGCCGGGCACCGGCAGCGACCTTCAGGGCATGCGCACGACCGCAAAGAAGGATGGCAACCATTATGTAATCAATGGGTCGAAAACCTATATCACCAACGGCCAGAACGCCGACCTGGTCCTGGTCTGCGTCAAGACCGACACCGAGGTGCAGCCCGCTTGGAAGGGCGTGTCGATCGTGCTCGTCGAGGCCGATCGCGACGGTTTCCAGCGCGGCCGTAACCTCGACAAGATCGGGCAGGACGAAGCCGACACGTCGGAGCTTTTCTTCAACGACGTCCGCGTCCCCATCACTAACTGTCTCGGCGAAGAGGGACAGGGGTTCATCTATCTGATGAGCGAACTGCCGCAGGAACGCCTGTCGATCGCCGTGTCGGCGCAGGCCTCGGCGCAGCGCGCGTTCGACGATACTGTCGAATATACGCGCGACCGCAAGGCGTTCGGCAAGCCGATCCTCGATTTCCAGAACAGCCGCTTCGTCCTCGCCGATCTGAAGGCAAAGCTGCAGGTCGGCTGGGCGCACCTCGACTGGGCGCTCGCGCGGCATCTGAAGAAGGAACTCACCCCCGAAGAGGGCGCTGCGGCGAAGCTGTGGCACACCGATCTTCAGTGGGAAGTGATGGACAAGTGTCTCCAGCTGTTCGGCGGCGCGGGTTATATGAACGAATATCCGATCGCCCGCGCCTGGCGCGCGGCGCGCGTGACGCGCATCTTTGGCGGCACGAACGAGATCATGAAGGAACTGATCGGGCGCAAGCTTTAA
- a CDS encoding DUF2585 domain-containing protein, translating into MSRTGWLVAAGLLGLLAAILIAMGRPPICPCGTISLWHGTVQSNQNSQQISDWYSFSHIIHGFIFYGLSRWLMPRAPLWAALAVAIGIEGAWEILENSSVIIDRYREVTMAYGYAGDSVLNSVSDAGFMILGFLAASRMRWWTTVTLALAFELFTLWAIRDNLTLNILMLVSPIEAVKEWQAGG; encoded by the coding sequence ATGTCGCGCACGGGCTGGCTGGTCGCGGCGGGGCTGCTCGGCCTGCTGGCCGCGATACTTATCGCGATGGGGCGCCCGCCGATCTGCCCCTGCGGCACGATCAGCCTTTGGCACGGCACCGTCCAGTCAAACCAGAACAGCCAGCAGATTTCGGACTGGTACAGCTTCAGCCATATCATCCACGGCTTCATCTTTTACGGCCTGTCGCGCTGGCTGATGCCGCGCGCGCCGCTGTGGGCCGCGCTCGCCGTAGCGATCGGGATCGAAGGCGCATGGGAGATATTGGAAAATTCGTCGGTTATCATCGACCGCTACCGCGAGGTCACCATGGCCTATGGCTATGCGGGCGATTCGGTACTCAATTCGGTCAGCGACGCCGGTTTCATGATCTTGGGATTTCTGGCCGCCAGCCGGATGCGCTGGTGGACGACCGTCACGCTCGCGCTCGCCTTCGAACTCTTCACCCTGTGGGCGATCCGCGACAATCTGACGCTCAACATACTCATGCTGGTCTCACCGATCGAGGCGGTGAAGGAGTGGCAGGCGGGCGGATAG
- a CDS encoding acetyl-CoA C-acetyltransferase, producing MATAYIVDAVRTAGGRRGGKLAGVHPVDLGAAVYDAIADRNDFDTSKIDDVITGCVSQGGEQTMDLGRNAVLASKLPDSIPAVTIDRQCGSSQQAMMFAAQAVMSGTQDIVLASGIESMTRVPMGSVATLFMKEGLGNYKSPRLEEKYPGIMFSQFMGAEMIVKKHGFTKDDLDAFALESHRRARVATEAGLFGNEIVGIEVETPEGPQRHTVDEGIRFDATLESIAGVKILQEGGTITAATSSQICDGASAALIVSEQALKDHGLTPRARIHHISVTAGDPIIMLEEPLFATEKALKKAGLRIEDIDAYEVNEAFAPVPLAWLKYLGADHARLNQHGGAIALGHPLGASGTKLMATLLGVLDATGGKYGLQTMCEGGGQANVTIVERL from the coding sequence ATGGCCACAGCCTATATCGTAGATGCCGTCCGCACCGCCGGCGGTCGCCGCGGCGGCAAGCTCGCCGGTGTTCACCCTGTCGACCTCGGCGCCGCGGTCTATGACGCGATCGCCGACCGCAACGACTTCGACACGTCGAAGATCGACGATGTCATCACCGGTTGCGTCAGCCAGGGCGGCGAGCAGACGATGGACCTCGGCCGCAATGCCGTGCTCGCCTCGAAGCTTCCCGATTCGATCCCCGCGGTGACCATCGACCGGCAGTGCGGATCGTCGCAGCAGGCGATGATGTTCGCCGCGCAGGCGGTGATGTCGGGCACGCAGGATATCGTCCTCGCCAGCGGCATCGAAAGCATGACGCGCGTACCGATGGGCAGCGTCGCGACGCTGTTCATGAAGGAAGGGCTCGGCAATTATAAGTCGCCGCGGCTCGAGGAAAAATATCCCGGCATCATGTTCAGCCAGTTCATGGGTGCCGAGATGATCGTCAAGAAGCACGGCTTCACCAAGGACGACCTCGATGCCTTCGCGCTCGAAAGCCATCGCCGCGCCCGCGTCGCGACCGAGGCGGGGCTGTTCGGCAATGAAATCGTCGGGATCGAGGTGGAGACGCCCGAAGGGCCGCAGCGCCACACGGTCGACGAGGGGATCCGCTTCGACGCGACGCTCGAAAGCATTGCCGGGGTGAAGATCCTGCAGGAAGGCGGCACCATCACCGCGGCGACCAGCTCGCAGATCTGCGACGGCGCGTCGGCCGCGCTGATCGTGTCGGAACAGGCGCTCAAGGATCATGGGCTGACCCCGCGCGCGCGCATCCACCATATTTCGGTGACCGCGGGCGACCCCATCATCATGCTCGAAGAGCCGCTGTTCGCGACCGAAAAGGCGCTCAAGAAGGCGGGTCTGCGGATCGAGGACATTGACGCCTATGAAGTGAACGAGGCGTTCGCGCCGGTGCCGCTCGCCTGGCTCAAATATCTTGGCGCGGACCATGCGCGGCTCAACCAGCATGGCGGCGCGATCGCGCTCGGCCACCCGCTTGGCGCCTCGGGAACCAAGCTGATGGCGACGCTGCTCGGCGTGCTCGACGCCACCGGCGGCAAATATGGTCTTCAGACGATGTGCGAAGGCGGCGGCCAGGCCAATGTCACCATCGTCGAGCGGCTCTAA